Proteins from a genomic interval of Streptomyces fodineus:
- a CDS encoding sporulation protein, with amino-acid sequence MAFKKLLASLGAGGASVETVLTEVNVVPGGVVQGEVRIQGGSVNQDIEGLSVGLQARVEVESGDEEYKQNIEFTKVRLGGAFELQAGAVHAVPFGLEIPWETPVTMIDGQALRGMHIGVTTELAIARAIDSTDLDPINVHPLPAQKAILDAFIQLGFRFKNADMERGHIRGTRQTLPFYQEIEFHPPSQYRGLNQVELSFVADEYAMDVVLEMDKKPGLFSEGSDTYRSFQVGLNDWMGTDWAAYLNQWLSEVGSKRNWF; translated from the coding sequence ATGGCGTTCAAGAAGCTGCTCGCGAGCCTTGGGGCCGGTGGGGCGTCGGTCGAGACCGTGCTGACCGAGGTCAATGTCGTGCCGGGCGGTGTCGTCCAGGGTGAGGTGCGCATCCAGGGCGGGTCCGTGAACCAGGACATCGAGGGGCTGTCGGTCGGTCTGCAGGCCAGGGTCGAGGTGGAGAGCGGCGACGAGGAGTACAAGCAGAACATCGAGTTCACCAAGGTGCGGCTCGGTGGTGCCTTCGAGCTGCAGGCCGGTGCGGTGCACGCGGTGCCGTTCGGGCTGGAGATCCCCTGGGAGACGCCGGTCACGATGATCGACGGGCAGGCGCTGCGCGGGATGCACATCGGGGTGACCACCGAGCTGGCGATCGCGCGGGCCATCGACTCCACCGACCTGGACCCGATCAACGTGCATCCGCTGCCGGCGCAGAAGGCGATCCTGGACGCGTTCATCCAGTTGGGCTTCCGCTTCAAGAACGCGGACATGGAGCGCGGGCACATCCGGGGTACGCGGCAGACGCTGCCCTTCTACCAGGAGATCGAGTTCCACCCGCCGTCGCAGTACCGGGGCCTGAACCAGGTCGAGCTGAGCTTCGTGGCCGACGAGTACGCGATGGACGTCGTACTGGAGATGGACAAGAAGCCGGGTCTGTTCAGCGAGGGCTCGGACACCTACCGGTCCTTCCAGGTGGGGCTGAACGACTGGATGGGGACCGACTGGGCGGCTTATCTGAACCAGTGGCTGTCCGAGGTCGGCAGCAAGCGCAACTGGTTCTAG
- a CDS encoding HNH endonuclease: MRDTLVLNASFEPLSTVTLNRAVVLVLQDKAVVEQAHPELRMRGADVDIPAPRVIRLCRYVRVPFRRQAPWSRRGVLVRDRHRCAYCGRRATTVDHVLPRAQGGQDTWLNTVAACAEDNHRKANRTPEEAGMALLREPFEPTPADAMLLALGAEEFEALPGWLARDAA; encoded by the coding sequence ATGCGGGACACGCTGGTGCTGAACGCGAGCTTCGAGCCGCTGTCGACGGTGACGCTGAATCGAGCCGTCGTCCTGGTGCTCCAGGACAAGGCCGTGGTCGAACAGGCCCATCCCGAACTGCGTATGCGCGGTGCCGATGTGGACATACCCGCGCCTCGGGTGATCAGGCTGTGCAGGTATGTACGGGTGCCGTTCCGAAGACAAGCGCCGTGGTCGAGGCGGGGTGTGCTGGTCCGGGACCGGCACCGGTGCGCGTACTGCGGGCGCCGGGCGACGACCGTGGACCATGTGCTGCCGCGGGCGCAGGGTGGGCAGGACACGTGGCTGAATACGGTGGCCGCGTGTGCGGAGGACAATCACCGGAAGGCCAACCGGACTCCTGAGGAGGCGGGGATGGCGCTTCTTCGGGAGCCGTTCGAGCCGACGCCGGCCGATGCGATGCTCTTGGCCTTGGGGGCCGAGGAGTTCGAGGCTCTGCCTGGGTGGCTGGCTCGGGATGCTGCCTGA
- a CDS encoding YbhB/YbcL family Raf kinase inhibitor-like protein yields the protein MTELKRRPLPHDFHPPVPSFTVTSADIEEGATLGSAQVHAEGNTSPQLRWEGFPPETKSFAVTCYDPDAPTGSGFWHWVLFDIPASVTELPAGAGSGKFEGLPEGAVHVRNDYGTKDFGGAAPPPGDGPHRYVFTVYAVDQEKLGPDSDVSPAVVGFNLRFHTIARAQLIGEYENPAQG from the coding sequence GTGACCGAGCTCAAGCGACGGCCGCTCCCCCATGACTTCCATCCGCCCGTGCCGTCGTTCACGGTGACGAGTGCGGACATCGAGGAGGGTGCGACGCTGGGGAGCGCCCAGGTCCATGCGGAGGGCAACACCTCGCCGCAGCTGCGCTGGGAGGGTTTTCCGCCGGAGACCAAGAGCTTCGCCGTGACCTGTTACGACCCGGACGCGCCGACCGGCAGCGGGTTCTGGCACTGGGTCCTGTTCGACATCCCGGCTTCCGTGACGGAGCTGCCGGCGGGTGCGGGCAGCGGCAAGTTCGAGGGCCTGCCCGAGGGCGCGGTGCATGTGCGCAACGACTACGGGACGAAGGACTTCGGCGGTGCCGCACCGCCGCCCGGGGACGGGCCGCACCGGTACGTCTTCACGGTCTACGCCGTGGATCAGGAGAAGCTGGGTCCGGATTCGGACGTGTCGCCGGCCGTCGTCGGTTTCAATCTGCGGTTCCACACGATCGCGCGTGCGCAGCTCATCGGTGAGTACGAGAACCCCGCGCAGGGCTGA
- a CDS encoding DNA-3-methyladenine glycosylase, with amino-acid sequence MIAPPDRTPLPREFFDRPVLEVAPDLLGRILVRTTPDGPIAVRLTEVEAYDGPNDPGSHAYRGRTARNAVMFGPPGHVYVYFTYGMWHCMNLVCGPEGRASAVLLRAGEVVEGVELARKRRISARNDKELAKGPARLATALEVDRALDGTDACTSGETPLRMLTGTPVAADQVRSGPRTGVAGDGGNGDIHPWRYWVANDPTVSPYRAHVPRRRPS; translated from the coding sequence ATGATCGCGCCCCCGGACCGTACGCCACTGCCCCGAGAGTTCTTCGACCGCCCGGTCCTGGAGGTGGCACCGGACCTTCTCGGCCGCATCCTGGTGCGTACGACACCCGACGGCCCGATCGCCGTCCGCCTCACGGAGGTCGAGGCGTACGACGGCCCGAACGACCCCGGCTCACACGCCTACCGCGGCCGCACCGCCCGCAACGCGGTGATGTTCGGCCCGCCCGGGCATGTGTACGTCTACTTCACCTACGGCATGTGGCACTGCATGAACCTCGTCTGTGGCCCCGAGGGCCGCGCGAGTGCCGTCCTGCTCCGCGCCGGCGAAGTCGTCGAGGGCGTCGAACTGGCCCGCAAACGGCGAATTTCGGCCCGGAACGACAAGGAACTGGCCAAGGGTCCGGCCCGTCTGGCGACGGCCCTGGAAGTCGACCGCGCCCTGGACGGCACGGACGCGTGCACCTCCGGCGAGACCCCGCTGCGCATGCTGACCGGTACGCCGGTGGCCGCTGACCAGGTACGAAGCGGCCCCCGCACCGGAGTCGCCGGCGACGGCGGGAACGGCGACATCCATCCCTGGCGCTACTGGGTCGCCAACGACCCGACGGTCAGCCCCTATCGGGCCCATGTGCCGAGGCGCCGCCCAAGTTGA